The genomic region CCAGGCCGGTAATGGCTAGAATCAAAGCAATTATTGCGGTATAAAAACCGGTAACATTATGCCAGTCGTAATTAATTCGTCGCCAGCGTGCACTCCATTTTACCGATAATCGCTGTTTTAAGTATTTTACCTTTTTTGGCCACCAAAGAATAATACCACTTAATACTAAGATCACAAAAATGACCGTCGCCATGCCCACTATTTGCTTTCCTATTTCTTGTGGAAGTAATAAGTACATGTGCAATTCTTCAATAATGGTAAAGAATTCAGTGTCCAGGTTTACTTTTTTAATCAATTCACCAGTATACGGATTAAAATTCAGTAAAAAATCACTCCCATCTTTAGTCATACTTACTGTAGCGGGGCGGGAACCACCATTGTAAACCACCATTGATGCTTCAAAATCTGGCTGAAAATCATTGGCTTTTTTCAGTAAAAAAGAAGGGGCTATAAATGCCGAATCCTGCTGGGGTACAAATCGGTAATCGTAAAAAACATCTTTTAATTCATCATGAAAAGTGAAAATACAGCCGGTAATTGCTACAATAAAAATAACAATCCCAGAGGTTAATCCTAACCACAAATGGAGTTGATGAATTATTGTTTTAAAAGCGTTTTTACCTGCCATTTCAAAATTTTGAACAAATGTAATAAAAAGGAAAGCCGGACACTTTTAAAGTATCCGACTAAACACAAACTAACTAGAATAAATTTTAAATAAACCCCGGAGCGCGGCCACGAGATATAAATCGGAAATTCTTTTACTATTTTGATGTACCCCTATCCCATTCTAATAGTTGAGATTGGACTGGAGTAATTCCTTATTAATTTAGAATTTATAAGTAAAATTAGCCGACAAATTTCTCCCAATTTGTGGGTTAATGGTCGACCAACCATTATAATATTCTTCATCATTAAGGTTATTCAGTTTTAACGTAATTCCGAATTTTTCAGTTTGGTAAAATAAAGAGGCGTTTAATACCGTATAATCATCCAGTGTAAAAATACCTGCAGTATTTCTATTAAAAATCATATTTTCACTTCCATAATTTCCTCCAAAACCAACTCCAAAACCATCCAATGCGTTGTTAGAAAATTGATAAGTGGCCCAAAGATTTGCTAGATTTTGTGGTCCCGCACTTTCTGGACGGCGGCCTAAGAAATCATCTCCCTCAGTTCCTTTGGTAAGTTCACTTTCGTTATAACTGTAATTCGCATTTATATTTAAACCTTTTAGGGGCGCGGCAGTTATACTGGCCTCAAATCCACGGCTATACAATTCACCTCCCTGGGTATATACTTGAGGAGCTATGGTCATCACCGTGTTGGTTACCTGAATATCATAGTAAGACAATGTTGTGGCTATCTTATTATTAAGAAGATTTAATTTTATACCACCTTCAAGCTGTCTTGCATGTTCAGGATCGAATTCATAATTTTTATTATTGCCATTCAGATCCATTCCGGTTTGTGGGGCTACATTGCTAAAACCATCCTGGTAATTAGCAAATAAAGACAGCTTATCCAAAACAGGTTGGTATACCACACCAAATTTAGGAGACCATGCCGTTTGGCTATTGTTTTTGCTCTCAAAACGATCTACACGTAAACTTGCCATAATCGATAATGCCTCGATAGGATTAAAAATATCAGATACATAAGCACTATAAATCTCTTGTCTGGAATTGGAGGGATTGATGTCTGAACTTTCAAAAAGTGCATCTACGCCCGACTTCGATAAAATACCGCTATCGTAATCTGTGATGTAAGCATTAGGATCTGTAATACCGTATACACTTGCATTTACATTTTCTGCTTTGGCACTACCAATATAAATTAACCCGTTTCTTAGATATCCGGTACCATTATTTCGAACCTCGCGATTATAGTAATCTAAACCGGCCACTATACGGTTTCTGGTTTTACCGATGTTGAAATCACCAATGAAATTTTGCTGAATATCGGTCGTTAGCGTGGTTGAGTTTTGGTGATTCATTTGTCTGGCAAAAACTACTCCACTATCCAAAGTCGTTCCGAATAAAGCATCTTCTCCCATAAAACTTGACGTTCCTTCATATAAATATGAATAATAGCCTCTTGCTTTTGCTGAACTTTGAGAAACTGCTGTTTGAGATGTCCAGCTCTCAGATAACTTATAGTTCATCTGCGCCTGAATACTGTACATTGGATTTTCGATCCCTAAATCATCTGAAGTATAAGAGCGATTATTATCGTAACCTAATTCATCAAGATTATTTACAACCAGTTTACTACCTCTGTCCAAAAATAACATGGTTTGATTGGTTGTTTCTACCTGATAGATTTCAGTATTCACTAAGAAAGAAAGACGATCATCTACCTGGTAAGA from Zunongwangia profunda SM-A87 harbors:
- a CDS encoding PepSY-associated TM helix domain-containing protein, whose amino-acid sequence is MAGKNAFKTIIHQLHLWLGLTSGIVIFIVAITGCIFTFHDELKDVFYDYRFVPQQDSAFIAPSFLLKKANDFQPDFEASMVVYNGGSRPATVSMTKDGSDFLLNFNPYTGELIKKVNLDTEFFTIIEELHMYLLLPQEIGKQIVGMATVIFVILVLSGIILWWPKKVKYLKQRLSVKWSARWRRINYDWHNVTGFYTAIIALILAITGLAFIYEPVHDSFYSVANFGERHESDFFIPAIKDPAGNEEYQQHAMDLAFQQTIALKPESGMYFVWKQDGTSPIISGAYPKSLHFDHQSNYQFHPKTGELLYQSNYHTKSTGLKLQEMTYGLHSGQYFRLPGKIITFLASLFIAVLPITGFYIWYGRKFKSPKRNPKISKKA
- a CDS encoding TonB-dependent receptor; protein product: MSQKQLLLFLSLFLSSLGFAQNSGTLKGQVINSANQPIFNVNVALQGTSKGTETNRNGFYELRNVRPGTYTIKFSYVGYKATEVNVSVEGGVITDIAPVVLIGSEEQLGEVLLNAENKTNEFTKSSSVYVSKLPLSRMENSQVYNSITADLLQSQVVTNFDDALKNAAGITKLWESTGRGSDGAGYYSLRGFAVQPNLTNGLPALTNGSPDPQNIETIEVIKGPSGTLYGSSVVSYGGLINVVTKRPYNDFGGNISYTSGSYGLNRLTADVNLPLKQGLNLRVNSAYHTQESFQDAGFRKSFFFAPSLSYQVDDRLSFLVNTEIYQVETTNQTMLFLDRGSKLVVNNLDELGYDNNRSYTSDDLGIENPMYSIQAQMNYKLSESWTSQTAVSQSSAKARGYYSYLYEGTSSFMGEDALFGTTLDSGVVFARQMNHQNSTTLTTDIQQNFIGDFNIGKTRNRIVAGLDYYNREVRNNGTGYLRNGLIYIGSAKAENVNASVYGITDPNAYITDYDSGILSKSGVDALFESSDINPSNSRQEIYSAYVSDIFNPIEALSIMASLRVDRFESKNNSQTAWSPKFGVVYQPVLDKLSLFANYQDGFSNVAPQTGMDLNGNNKNYEFDPEHARQLEGGIKLNLLNNKIATTLSYYDIQVTNTVMTIAPQVYTQGGELYSRGFEASITAAPLKGLNINANYSYNESELTKGTEGDDFLGRRPESAGPQNLANLWATYQFSNNALDGFGVGFGGNYGSENMIFNRNTAGIFTLDDYTVLNASLFYQTEKFGITLKLNNLNDEEYYNGWSTINPQIGRNLSANFTYKF